The following nucleotide sequence is from uncultured Draconibacterium sp..
TTCCCGATTTATTAATTGAAAACGGTTGGGTGTATTTATTTGAATTAGCCGTTGGATTTGATCCGTCGGTTGTGTAATAGATGGTTGGATCATAGGCTTCTGTGCTTAATTCAATTTTAATCGATTTGTGTTCAGGATCGAGTTCCGGTTTTGCCGAAACCTGAAAAGCACTGGTTGCATAATTAATGCCGAGTTTATCAAAACGTTTGTACTGGCTTTCCATTCTTTTCGAGAAATCGCCCCAGTCTTTCGATTCTTTAGGTGACCACAATACTTCTGAAAGCGCACTCATTCGCGGCATGATCATGTATTCTACATGGCGGCCATTAGGCATATATTCTGTCCAGATGTTAGCCTGTGCACCAATAATGTGTTTGGCTTCTTCTGCACTTAATTCTGCAGGGACAGGTTCGAAGTTATATACTTTTTTTAGAGTGATATTTCCACCGAACGCTTTTGGTTCCAGCGAAGGATCGCCCTGATAATAGTCGAAGTAGCAGTGCGATGTCGGCGACATTACCACATCGTGACCGGCTTTTGCAGCACGTATTCCGGGATCGGAACCGCGCCACGACATAATGGTTGCCGTTGGATCCAATCCGCCTTCAAGAATTTCGTCCCAGCCAATCAGCTGTCGGCCATTTTTATTCAGAAACTTTTCAATTCGTTTAATAAAATAAGCCTGCAATTCGTGTTCGTCTTTTAAGCCTTCGTCGGTCATACGTTTTTGGCAGAGCTCACATTTTTCCCATTCCGTTTTTGTAGTTTCATCGCCACCAATATGGATGTATGTTGATGGGAAAAGTTCCATCACTTCGGTCAATACATCTTCCAAAAAGTTAAATGTTTCTTCTTTCCCTGCGCAGAAAATATGAGTGATCGGCCAAACTCCACCCGGAGGAACAGGTTTGTATTCGCCGGTACAAGAATACTCCGGATAAGCAGCCAGTGCTGACATTACGTGAGCCGGCATTTCAATTTCAGGAATTACTGTTACATGTTTTTTACGCGCATATTCAACAATGGCTTTTACATCCTCCTGCGAATAAAAGCCGCCATATTTTGGTTCGTTTTCTTTAACCGGTTCTTTTCTTGAGTTCCAATCCAGATCTTCACGGTCGGCACGGAAGGCGCCAACTTCTGTAAGCTTTGGGTATTTTTTTATTTCAATTCGCCAACCCTGGTCATCCACCAAGTGCCAGTGGAAAACATTCATTTTGTGTAACGCGATGTAATCGATGTACTTGTAAATAAACTCAACCGGCATAAAATGTCGCGACACATCAAGATGCAGACCTCGCCAGCCAAAACGTGGATAGTCGGTAATGTCCATGCAGGGCAGAGTAGTGCCATCGTTTGCTGTCAACAATTGCCAGATACTTTGCATCCCGTAAAATAAACCGGCAGTTGTGTTGGCATTCAGGAATACACGGTCGTTTTGAATGGAAAGCGTGTAACCTTCGTTGCCGATTTTAGAGTCGAGCGGATTGTTGAGCTGAATAAGAATATTGCCTTCTTTCTGCGCTGTTGGCGCAACAAATTCGGGTGTGTTGCCGGTTGCACTTTTTAATAAGTCCTTTGACAGATCGGCTAAATCCGCTTCAGTTTCATTGGTGGCATCAAAAAGTACTTTGGTGTTGTTTGTTATTTTAAACACACCCTCTTTTTTTACCACCGAAACCGGCTTTGGTATGATGTCGGCAGATTGAGCAAAAATCCCCAAACTGATTGTCATCGCTACAAGTAAAATTTTTAATCGTTTCATTATTGTATTCTTTATTTGATTTCTGTGAATTAAAATATCGGCTCAATGGAAAAACTATACTGGTAATCTTTTGCCGGAATCTGGTATTTCTGCATCGGCTGTGCACCCCAGGAATTATCACCGGCAACTCCCATTTGAATCAGGTCGGTGCAAATAAATACACCGTCTTTTTTAACAATGTCGTTGGTGTGGCGGTAATCGTTACTGTCTTCCATGTCAAAATCCTCGATAGGATTATGAAGTGCTGAGAATCCTACTACCGGATCCCCTGATATTTTTAGTCCCAAACCATTTTCATTTCTCAACTCGAACCAGCGCACATCGGTTTTGTAGCCGTTTTCCTGGGGACGAACGTAATTAAAATACTGATCGGCCACTTTGCCTTTGTAAATTCCAACAAAAGAACTGTGGTTGCGGTCGATGTAATTTTCGTGTGGCCCGCGACCAAAATATTTAAGGTTGTCGAACTTCACGGGCATTTCCCAGCGCATGCCAATTCGTGGAATGTTGGGAAGCTCTGTATTCGAAGTTTCAAAAGTACTGGTAACCTCAATTTTACCATTGCCGTCAACTACCTGAACTACTGACTGTGTCGCTTTAATCTCTTCAAAATTATATTTTGTTGTAAGGTAAACTTTGTTGTCGTCTGCTATAAGTGCCGTAACACTTTCCGGAGTTAGGTTTCTGGAAACCTCACGCCAAATTCCCAGTCGTCCCAGCATGTTGCTGCCTTTGTCGTTGTCGTTGGCAGGGCGCCAGAAATTCACTTGTGGACCTTTTTGAATTAATTCTGTGCCATTCATTTTGTATGAAGAAATAGTACCTGTTTTTTTGTCAAAGGTAATAATGAATTGCAGTCCGTTAATCGTATAATTATTATTGGTTTCTTCCAGTTCTAGTTCCGGCGTAGTTTGTTCTTCTCTCGCGCTTACCATCTCTATTTTAACAGGAAACTGTTCGTGTGCCACTTCAAAACCTGCTTTCCGAAATGGTTTATCTTCCTTCAGTTTTACCGAAAAATCGATAAAAAATTCATGGGATTCCGAATTGCTAAAGTCAATCTTGATTCCTGAATCAATATCAAAAACGGTTGATTCGCCCGGTTTAAGGTGGATATTTTCCAAAATGCCGGAACTCAAGTATTTACCATCGCGAGTGCAT
It contains:
- a CDS encoding family 20 glycosylhydrolase; amino-acid sequence: MKRLKILLVAMTISLGIFAQSADIIPKPVSVVKKEGVFKITNNTKVLFDATNETEADLADLSKDLLKSATGNTPEFVAPTAQKEGNILIQLNNPLDSKIGNEGYTLSIQNDRVFLNANTTAGLFYGMQSIWQLLTANDGTTLPCMDITDYPRFGWRGLHLDVSRHFMPVEFIYKYIDYIALHKMNVFHWHLVDDQGWRIEIKKYPKLTEVGAFRADREDLDWNSRKEPVKENEPKYGGFYSQEDVKAIVEYARKKHVTVIPEIEMPAHVMSALAAYPEYSCTGEYKPVPPGGVWPITHIFCAGKEETFNFLEDVLTEVMELFPSTYIHIGGDETTKTEWEKCELCQKRMTDEGLKDEHELQAYFIKRIEKFLNKNGRQLIGWDEILEGGLDPTATIMSWRGSDPGIRAAKAGHDVVMSPTSHCYFDYYQGDPSLEPKAFGGNITLKKVYNFEPVPAELSAEEAKHIIGAQANIWTEYMPNGRHVEYMIMPRMSALSEVLWSPKESKDWGDFSKRMESQYKRFDKLGINYATSAFQVSAKPELDPEHKSIKIELSTEAYDPTIYYTTDGSNPTANSNKYTQPFSINKSGTVKAVVIQNGELKTEPLATEFFIHKAIACKVDQKYPNSKSYESTGEYALVNGIKGTKNHADGNWKGFNGNDFVGTVDLGEQAEFSTVKVGVLQNIGAWIFYPSQMIVEGSDDGKTFKKIGSVKNKVSTSDGERQIQELVVNKKASARYLRVTVKNLGVCPKGHAGAGDPAWLFVDEIIVE